Proteins encoded together in one Flavobacterium keumense window:
- a CDS encoding IS1 family transposase — MAFYQSSCIKISDTKICPHCTAPTLIKNGFTANRKQQFYCKTCTKRCIDFYTSKGCSKEINAHIIMLIKEGMGIRSMARVLCISTTTLLKRIVFIAKGVQSPPIYSGQIYEVDEMRTFLRHKGKVIWIVYALDRVNKNVISFAVGSRTKKTLNQVIKTVVLSNPKRIYTDGLIHYKFLIHNTIHKVTRFGTNRIERKNLSLRTQLKRLNRRSICFSKSLLVLSAVLRIYFWL; from the coding sequence ATGGCTTTTTATCAGTCCTCGTGTATCAAAATTAGTGATACTAAAATTTGTCCTCATTGTACTGCTCCTACACTTATTAAAAATGGGTTTACTGCTAACCGAAAACAACAATTTTATTGTAAAACGTGTACAAAACGGTGTATTGATTTTTATACAAGCAAGGGATGTAGTAAAGAAATTAATGCCCATATCATAATGCTTATTAAAGAGGGTATGGGAATTAGAAGTATGGCTCGAGTTTTATGTATTTCTACCACCACTTTACTAAAACGTATAGTATTTATTGCCAAAGGAGTGCAATCGCCACCGATTTATTCTGGTCAAATCTATGAAGTAGATGAAATGAGGACTTTTTTAAGGCATAAAGGCAAGGTAATTTGGATTGTATATGCTTTAGATAGAGTCAATAAAAATGTAATCAGTTTTGCTGTTGGTTCAAGAACCAAGAAAACACTCAATCAAGTTATCAAAACCGTAGTACTTTCCAATCCCAAACGAATTTATACTGATGGGTTGATTCACTACAAATTTTTAATTCACAACACTATTCATAAAGTTACCCGCTTTGGAACCAATAGAATTGAAAGAAAAAATCTGAGCCTCCGTACTCAATTAAAACGCCTCAATAGAAGGTCAATTTGTTTTTCTAAAAGTTTGCTTGTACTCAGTGCAGTGCTAAGGATTTATTTTTGGTTATGA
- a CDS encoding site-specific integrase, giving the protein MKHKISTLFYAKAAKTSKNGLLPIYQRITVNGERIEMSTSKFIEKAKWNTSAGKIKGSSEEARLINSYLDILKAKVYEAEKWMVNNNLEINAQTFKNKLLGIEEKQHKIILIFQEHNKRMKELINKEFSINTYKKYETTLTHTKEFLKTQYAINDISINRIDLAFINNFDFYLRNTKNCNNNSTIKYIRNFGKIVKQCYKNGWLDRDPFLNYDGRVKEVERTYLTETEIEALLNKKFQIKRLELVKDLFLFSCFTGLAYIDVFNLTPANIIIGIDGEKWISTHRQKTESASKIPILPVTQMIIDKYENHPQSNNEEKLLPILSNQKMNAYLKEIAAVCEINKELTFHIARHTFATTVTLTNGVPIESVSKMLGHKNLRTTQHYAKVLDRKVSEDMKILKDKLTMNLTMTKTSAQS; this is encoded by the coding sequence ATGAAACACAAAATCTCAACCCTGTTTTATGCCAAAGCAGCTAAAACATCCAAAAACGGATTACTCCCAATCTATCAACGAATCACAGTTAACGGTGAACGAATCGAAATGAGCACTTCTAAATTTATAGAAAAAGCCAAATGGAACACAAGTGCAGGAAAAATCAAAGGCAGCTCAGAAGAAGCCAGATTAATAAATAGTTACCTCGACATCCTTAAAGCAAAAGTGTACGAAGCCGAAAAATGGATGGTAAACAACAATCTTGAAATTAATGCCCAAACATTTAAAAACAAGCTATTAGGTATAGAAGAAAAACAGCATAAAATAATTCTAATATTCCAGGAGCACAACAAGAGAATGAAAGAGCTAATCAACAAAGAGTTCTCTATAAACACCTACAAAAAATACGAAACTACCCTAACGCACACAAAAGAGTTTTTAAAAACCCAGTATGCTATTAATGATATTTCCATTAACCGGATAGATCTTGCCTTCATTAATAATTTTGACTTCTATTTAAGAAATACTAAAAATTGCAACAACAATTCGACTATTAAATACATTCGAAACTTTGGAAAAATTGTCAAACAATGTTACAAAAACGGATGGTTAGACAGAGATCCTTTCTTAAACTACGACGGAAGAGTCAAAGAAGTAGAAAGAACCTATTTAACCGAAACTGAAATAGAAGCACTATTAAATAAAAAATTCCAAATCAAACGATTAGAACTAGTAAAAGACCTGTTTTTATTCAGTTGTTTTACTGGGCTAGCTTATATCGATGTATTCAATCTAACACCTGCCAATATTATAATAGGTATCGATGGCGAAAAATGGATTTCCACGCACCGCCAAAAAACAGAAAGCGCCTCAAAAATTCCCATACTCCCTGTAACGCAAATGATCATCGACAAATACGAAAACCACCCACAGAGCAACAACGAGGAAAAGCTCCTCCCTATTCTATCCAACCAGAAGATGAACGCCTACTTAAAAGAAATAGCCGCTGTATGCGAGATCAACAAAGAACTCACCTTTCACATTGCCAGACATACCTTTGCGACAACCGTAACCCTAACAAACGGCGTACCCATAGAAAGCGTGAGCAAAATGCTAGGACACAAAAACCTACGCACCACCCAGCACTATGCCAAGGTATTAGACAGAAAAGTAAGCGAGGACATGAAAATACTCAAAGACAAGTTGACAATGAACTTAACTATGACTAAAACAAGCGCACAATCATAA
- a CDS encoding rhomboid family intramembrane serine protease, giving the protein MNLILVVIITVTVLLSYRGFNDLSFFRKYEFHVSSIQRGEQIRMISSGFLHVDFTHLLFNMLTLYFFAPLVLAYLGNWTFAIIYLGSLIFGNLLTYIFNKDNYSYRAVGASGAVTGVLYSAIMLQPDMMLGLFFVIPIPAYLFGILYLLYSIYGMKSQSDNIGHSAHFGGAVGGYVITLIKQPQLIVEHSLMVVLLTIPIIVLFIMQRLRKL; this is encoded by the coding sequence ATGAATTTGATTCTAGTAGTAATCATTACGGTTACGGTTTTGTTAAGTTATAGAGGGTTTAATGATCTCTCATTTTTTAGAAAATATGAGTTTCATGTTAGTAGTATTCAGCGTGGCGAACAAATACGAATGATTTCATCTGGGTTTTTACATGTTGATTTTACTCATTTACTGTTCAATATGTTGACATTGTATTTTTTTGCTCCTTTAGTTTTAGCTTATTTGGGAAATTGGACTTTTGCGATAATTTATCTTGGAAGTTTGATTTTTGGAAATCTATTGACTTATATTTTTAATAAAGATAACTATAGCTATCGTGCCGTGGGTGCTTCGGGTGCAGTGACAGGAGTGTTGTATTCTGCAATTATGTTGCAACCAGATATGATGCTAGGGCTGTTTTTTGTTATTCCCATTCCAGCGTATCTTTTTGGTATTTTGTACTTGTTGTATTCCATTTACGGAATGAAATCGCAGAGCGATAACATTGGACATTCGGCACATTTTGGAGGAGCTGTTGGGGGGTATGTAATTACGTTAATCAAACAACCACAATTAATAGTAGAACATAGTTTGATGGTTGTTTTATTGACGATTCCTATTATTGTACTTTTTATCATGCAGCGACTAAGGAAGTTATAA
- a CDS encoding lysophospholipid acyltransferase family protein, translated as MQFLIYIISFPFLWLISKLPFKLFYWFSDGIYVLIYYIIGYRKKIVRHNILIALPNLSESERLKIEKKFYRHMCDMFLEMIKTMSISTEEMKKRFKITNIEVVKEYEQKNKSIILLASHYASWEWLLSINESTSFKCIGVYKKINNPYFDKLIRNIRSKFNSELVATDKTIALIAENQEKGIMGMYGLASDQSPQVHKTFHWQQFMGIEVPVHTGAEMLAKRYDLEVVFAKVKKVKRGFYEATFVPICEHPRTIPDYEITDTYLKEVEKQILEAPEYYFWTHKRWKHRK; from the coding sequence ATGCAATTTTTGATTTATATTATTAGTTTTCCATTTCTTTGGCTTATTTCCAAATTACCGTTTAAATTATTTTATTGGTTTTCAGATGGAATTTATGTACTAATCTACTATATTATTGGATACAGAAAAAAAATAGTACGACACAATATTTTAATAGCACTACCTAATCTGTCAGAATCGGAACGTTTGAAAATAGAAAAAAAATTCTATCGTCATATGTGTGACATGTTTTTGGAAATGATTAAAACAATGTCCATTTCAACTGAAGAAATGAAAAAGCGATTCAAAATAACCAATATTGAAGTAGTAAAAGAATACGAACAAAAGAATAAAAGTATCATATTATTGGCTTCCCACTATGCCAGTTGGGAATGGCTATTATCCATCAATGAAAGTACATCATTCAAATGCATCGGTGTTTATAAAAAAATAAACAATCCGTATTTTGACAAACTCATTCGCAATATTCGATCTAAATTCAATTCTGAATTAGTTGCTACTGATAAAACTATTGCTTTAATAGCTGAAAATCAAGAAAAGGGAATCATGGGAATGTATGGATTAGCTAGCGACCAGTCCCCTCAAGTTCATAAAACGTTTCATTGGCAACAATTTATGGGAATAGAAGTACCCGTTCATACTGGTGCCGAGATGCTTGCAAAAAGATACGACTTAGAAGTGGTTTTTGCTAAAGTAAAAAAGGTAAAGCGAGGGTTTTATGAAGCCACATTTGTGCCAATATGTGAGCATCCAAGAACAATTCCTGACTATGAAATCACAGACACCTACCTCAAGGAAGTTGAAAAACAAATACTTGAAGCACCCGAATATTATTTTTGGACACATAAAAGATGGAAACATCGTAAATAA